DNA from Roseimicrobium sp. ORNL1:
GCTGGAGATGCCGTACCGTCCCATGATCATCGGCAGCGGCCAGCCTGGTGAACTCGCGCACACTTACAAGCTGGGTGGCACCTCCTGCCTCGCGGGGGATGTGATCAACGAATACTCCTTCGCCGAGCCGCTGGAGCCAGGGCGCAAGCTGGTCTTCACGGACATGGCGCACTACACCATGGTGAAGACCACCACCTTCAACGGCGTGCCGCATCCGGACATCGACACCTACGATCCCGTCACGGATGAACTCCGCGTGGTGCGCCGCTTCGGCTACGAGGACTTCCGCAACAAGCTCTCGTAAAACCACGGCGATTGCTCCCGTAGGTGAAGGGAATGATCAGCCTGCTCAAAAAGCTCTTCGGCTCCACGGCGCCCCGCCAGGAGGGGAAGCCCTTCATGGAGCATCCCGATGGGACGTTCGACAACGCGATCGCGGCGATGGAGGACGCCATCCACCGCTTGCGCAGCCTCCCGGAGTGGACGCGGTGGATCACCTTCTGCGCCCAGGGGCAGGGCGCGCGACCGGAAGCTTATGCCATGGCTGAGGTGCGCATGCGTGGCGGCACACTGGAGATCCTGAGCGAGAAGCCACTCGAGTCACCCGGCGCGTTTGATCTTTCACCCGTGACAGGCCCAAGTGAGCAGGACCATGCGCCAGGCGGGGGGCACGTCTACGCCCTCGGGGACATGACCCCACTGGAAACGGCGAGAATGCTCGACAGCATCTTCCGGCGACACTTCCAAATCCGTCCTTTCCCCGATGAGGAAGACGATTACGCCGTGGGCGCGGAGTGGTGAGAGGGTGGGCGCGTGTGGTGCACGCCAGCCTGTCGTGTCATATCACGACCTCACGGGGCGACACATCCTGTGCCGCCCCATGATTCATCAAGGCGGTGGTGGCGGTGGCGGCGGTGGTGGTGGCGGAACTGTGGACATGATGTGTTCAGTTCGGGTTGCAGTGCCATTCCCAATTTTCTGCAAAGGGCCTCATCCCCATGCAGCACGCGTGTATTCTGAGGGTTCTGCCCCACGCCGCAATTCTTTTCCCAGAGGCATCATCAAGATGAGAATTGTCTTATGGGCAAAATGTTGCGGTATGCCTACGGGGACTTCCGCGACGCCCCTCCGGAAGCACGAGGCGTGGCCGCGGGCTCGAGATCCAGATAGGGAGGAGGCGCACGGGGAGGGAGACTGGGGGGAGGTTTGATACCGAGGGGGCGCCCCAGTTTCTTTTCCATTCTCTCCTGCACCTCTTTTATCTGGGCGCGCGCTTCCTCTATCTTGCGTGCCGTCTCCTCCGCACGCATCGTGGTCGGGTTGCGCTTGTATCCCCACAGTCCAGTGTAGCCCTCGAGCGGCTTCTTCAGGATGGTGTCGCTGTCCAGCACGCGGTTGTAGGGGGTGCAATAGGTTTGCACCCACTGTGGCACCTTTCTGGAGTACTTGAGATCCTGGGGATGCCATTTGATGCTCGCGCATCGCAGTACTGCCGGCACGCTGAGCACATACAGGAGTGGAGGGAGAAGCAGCGCACCCAGGCACCACATCAGGACATGGGAACGTGAAGAGGACGTGCTGCTCATGGCCGGACCGGTGCATCCGCTCCTTGCTTGATGGCACTGCCCACGAGACGAAACAAAACGCGGGCAGTGGCAAGCGGGGACTACGGCGGATATTACCCGGTCCAGTTTCTCAGGTCACTGGAAAAAATACGGTGTGTGGCGTCGCGTCACGACAGGTGAGGACGTCACGCGGCGATGGCATCATAGACCAGAGGAGCAGGTTTGGCCGGCCCTGGCCCTGCGACGGGGCGCACAAGGTCCGGATTGGTGGGGTGGTTCTCGAGCATGCCCGCCAAGTCAAGGAAACGCAACGCTTCGATGGCGCGTGTGTTCCCTTCACAGGCAGCGGCCGCTGCGTCGAACCAGTGATGCCCGTCAATGGCGAGCGCTTCTCCCTTCAGGAGATTGATGGCATTGTTGGTGGCCAGCTTCAGGGCGAGAGATTCCAGTTCAGTCATGGGGGTTCGGGGGCGTTAGGGGTTGCGCACCGATTCGCAGCCCGCATCCCGGTGCGGATGTGCCCTCCTGGTGAATTCGCGTACCCGACAGACGGAACACATCCGTCCTCTTGCAGATTGCCGCGCTGACCTTGCTAATCGCCCGCTTCGCCCGATGCCGGCCCTCAGCTTGCGCGGCTGCGGTCCGTGTTCAAGAGCAGATTGTCCCACTCCAGAATCACGTAGGAAAGTGTGAGGCCGTAGATGCTGACGGAGCCACCCGACTTCTCCTGCAGAACGAGCAGGTCATCGATGATCTGGTGCGCCGTATTGCTCTCCCACATGATTACGTGGTGCCCCATCCCCGCAGCCCAGCGGGAAGTGGTGGGCGACTCGAATACCGAACGCGCGAGACTCCCGGCAAACAGTGAAGCGTGCTGGGATTTCGCTTGTACAAGGAACGCGACGGTGGCACGAGCCACATCCTCGCGGATTCGGTATGTCGGCGGCATGGCGGGAAACATATTGCTAATGGCACGCTTCGACCTTCGCATCTGAAGGACCCTTCAATTTAGGCACAAAAAAGCTGAAAAGAAAGCGGCGGGTGCCCGTGCAAGGGGCTTTTCTGGGAAAAGTGCGTGGAATTGCGTTGCAAAGTACTCCCGGTCCGGGGAACTCTGGACTCCGCCGTGACCGTAAAGAGGCTCCCTGGCGGTTTTGCTCGCCCGGCGGGCATCTTAGGCATTGCTCATGAATCGTAAACGTCTGCGCCCTCTAGCCGCCCTTCTTCCCCTCATCCTGCTTGCTGTAGCTGTGGGCGGCTTCTTCCTTCTGCCCCGGGATAGCTACCGTGCCCTGCAGGGGCTAAAAGGTCCTCTGGAGGAGGGGCTGCCCGCTCCGGCCGCGTCCCCGCTGACGGCGTGGAAGGAATTCGGCAAGGGAGGCCCCAGCAGGATGGCTGTCTATCTCACCGACCCGAATTCCGCCTGGACCGGCGTGCAGCATGCGTTGGAAACCATGGGCATACCCTACATCATCACGGATGATCCCGCGGTCGCCGTGCAGCATCGAGTGGTGCTGGTGTATCCCATGATTTCAGGGAAGCTTCTCGATCGGGAAAAGCAGGAGACTCTGCGGAAGCATGTGGCGGACGGCGGCTGCCTCCTGGCCACCCAGGTGCTGGGCACGGACCTCAAGGATCTCTTCGGCTACACGGATGTGCAGGAATCCCGCTCCCACTACGAGGTGAAACTCTCCCCGGACCACGCAGATACCAACTGGCTGAAGGACGAGCGTGAGCGCACCGTGCGCCTGGGGAATCCCGAGCGACCGCAGTCATGGACCGGCACCCAGAACTACTCCGGGGCGGCACAGGTGCTGGCGACCTTTCAGGACGGGCAGGCCGCCTGGATTGCGAAAGAGCACCCCGGAGGCGGGCTGGCCATGGCGCTGGGGTTTGACCTCGGCTTCTTCATCCTGAAGTGCCAGAACGATCGCGATGACGAGGCCTCCCGGGCCTACGTGAATGAGTACGAGCCCACCGTGGATGTGTGGCTGCGCCTGCTGCGCCATTTCTACCAGAAGCATGAGCCCCTCGCGGTGACCGTGCATACCGTGCCGGAGGGGAAGAGCATCTCCGCAGTGATCTCGCTGGACATCGACTACGTGAAGTCCATGGCCAACATGACGGCCTACCGCGATCTGCTCGTGAAGAACGAGGTGCCTGCCACCTTCTTCATCCAGGCAAAGTACTACCGTGACTACTTCGACACCGGCTTCTTCAATGATGATACGGTGGGCCTCCTGCGCAGCCTGCATGAGAGCGGCATGGAGATTGCCAGCCATTCGGTGGCCCACACGGATGTCTTCGCCAGCCTGCCGCTGGGCGACGGACGCGAAAAGTACCCGGACTACCAGCCGCGTGTGAAGGGGAAGGGGGACACGCGAAACGCCACCGTCATGGGTGAGCTGCGGGTGAGCAAGTACCTGCTCGAGAGCATCACCGGTGCGCACGTCCGCTCCTTCCGCCCCGGCTACCTTGCCTGTCCTCCCAGCCTTGCCCAGGCGATGGAGGCCTCCGGCTACCATTACACTTCCTCTGTCACTTCGGGAAACGTGATGACCTACCTTCCCTACCGGAAGAACTACAACCACGAATACACGGCCTCCACGAACGTGTTTGAGTTCCCCGCAGCCGTGGAGGACGAGCATCTCCCGCTCATGGACCAGCGTGTGGAGGGCGCCATGAAACTGGCCGGTCAGCTCGCGCAATACGGCGGCTGCTTCGTCGTGCTGTCCCATCCAGATGTCATCGGACACAAGCATCGGTTTCTCCAGCTCATCCTGCCCCGCCTGAAACCCATGGCCTGGATTGGCACCATCGGACAACTCGGCGACTGGTGGAGCGCCCGCGAACAATTGGAGATCGACGTCACGCGCCGCGAGGCCGGACAGGTCCAACTTTCCATCACTGCCCCGACTGCGATCAAGGGCATCACGCTCTATGTTCCTCCCGCGTGGAAGCCTTCCGCGAGCAGTCCTTTGCCCAGTGGCGCTACCCTGGAGGGGGGTAGTCTCTTCCTGCCTGAGGTGCCACAAGGTGCGCTCTCCATCACGCTGCAGGAAAAGGAGAACTGAAGAGGGATAGCCGCAAAGGATCGCAGAGAACGCAAAGGTATCCTTCTGAAGGGCCGGCAAGCCTTCAAGGAGTGGGGGCATTCCTGCCCCCATTTGTTGTCCAGCAGGGTGAGCCACTAAAAAAGTCTCCGCAGCATCGCGGATGCCGACGGGGGAAGCTTTGCCACTTACCGGCTCTCTACCCAAAATGGGGACAGGAATGTCCCCACTCCTTGAGGGCTGATGCCGGCGGCAGCGCTCTGCCATGCGCAGGCGCCTACTTCTTCTGGGCCTTCTTCACCATCTCCACGTATTTCGCAGGGTCCTTTTCGAAGTCTTCTTTGCAGGACTTGCAGCAGAGATACACATCCGTGCCGCCGTGGGAGACCTTCACGGGTTTGCCCATTTCACCCAGCGGCTCATCGGAAACGACGCACTTCTTCAGCGGGTAGGTCGCGGGCACGCCTTCGACTTTCTTGTCGGCGGCTTGCATCATTCCGACGGCGAGGAACAGGGTGGAGAGCAGAGTCAGGGTG
Protein-coding regions in this window:
- a CDS encoding polysaccharide deacetylase family protein, with product MNRKRLRPLAALLPLILLAVAVGGFFLLPRDSYRALQGLKGPLEEGLPAPAASPLTAWKEFGKGGPSRMAVYLTDPNSAWTGVQHALETMGIPYIITDDPAVAVQHRVVLVYPMISGKLLDREKQETLRKHVADGGCLLATQVLGTDLKDLFGYTDVQESRSHYEVKLSPDHADTNWLKDERERTVRLGNPERPQSWTGTQNYSGAAQVLATFQDGQAAWIAKEHPGGGLAMALGFDLGFFILKCQNDRDDEASRAYVNEYEPTVDVWLRLLRHFYQKHEPLAVTVHTVPEGKSISAVISLDIDYVKSMANMTAYRDLLVKNEVPATFFIQAKYYRDYFDTGFFNDDTVGLLRSLHESGMEIASHSVAHTDVFASLPLGDGREKYPDYQPRVKGKGDTRNATVMGELRVSKYLLESITGAHVRSFRPGYLACPPSLAQAMEASGYHYTSSVTSGNVMTYLPYRKNYNHEYTASTNVFEFPAAVEDEHLPLMDQRVEGAMKLAGQLAQYGGCFVVLSHPDVIGHKHRFLQLILPRLKPMAWIGTIGQLGDWWSAREQLEIDVTRREAGQVQLSITAPTAIKGITLYVPPAWKPSASSPLPSGATLEGGSLFLPEVPQGALSITLQEKEN
- a CDS encoding TRASH domain-containing protein, coding for MKLTLTLLSTLFLAVGMMQAADKKVEGVPATYPLKKCVVSDEPLGEMGKPVKVSHGGTDVYLCCKSCKEDFEKDPAKYVEMVKKAQKK